The nucleotide window AAAATCAGTGACTTTATCTGAAAGCCAGTGATAACGGCGGGCCATGCGGTTAGTTTGATTTAACCCCTGTTGTACCACGGACCATTGCCTGCCGTCTGAAGTAAAAAAGAAACAATGGTGGTATAGCTGGTATCCGTCCTGGAGGGCAGAGCTGTCTACTTTGGCCACAATCTTGCTGTTATATACTAAACAGGAAAGATCCAGGCCCAATAAATTCCCGGCAGTTTCTATCTCTGTTGGTGTTTTTCTGGATGTAGCGCCCTTGCCTCCTGCAATAAAAAGGCCCAGGTCTTTTTCCAGGCCTTTAATACCTTCTTTTAAAGCGCCGCATACAGTAGTGGTTACGCCACTGGAATGCCAGTCAAAGCCCAATACGCAGCCTAAAGCCTGGAACCATAAAGGATCAGAAAGCCTTTTTAGCACCTCTCCGCTACCATATTCTGAAACCATAAGGCAAACAATTTCCCTGGCCAGTTTTTTCATCCGGCTGAATAGCCAATAAGGAGCTTTGCCCCCATGCAGGGGCAGTTTCATGGAACCTGTCTTCATAAAATACCTCCAGCTATTTATGCTACTATTTTAGCATTGATTAATCCAGAGAATAAATATCTCTTGCAATAATGATACTAAAAATGTATCATTAGATTGAGGTTTAACATGAAATTATTGACTAAAGATACTGATTATGCGGTAAGGGCTTTATTGCACATGGCTAAGCAGGGAAACGGGGCTTACCAGGTCCGGAAGCTGGCTGATGATTTGGGTATACCTATGCCTTTTTTAAGGAAAATACTGCAGCAGCTGGCATCAGCAGGCGTGCTCGATTCTGTGAGGGGCAAGGGCGGCGGTTTTAGTTTGGCCCGGAGGCCAGAGGATATATTCCTGCTGGATATTATGGAAATATTTCAGGGAAAATTTGAGATTATGGAATGTATATTCAACCGTAATATATGTCCCAACCTAAAACAATGCACTTTAAGGAAGAAGCTTATATCCATTAAGGATTATGTGCAGGAGCAGCTGGAAAGCATTACTTTAAAAGAGTTACTGGAGGAAAAATAATGGCTAAAAGGGAAATAATTAAGATAGATGAGCAAAAATGTGATGGATGCGGGGCATGTGTTCCCAACTGTCCGGAAGGAGCTATACAGGTAATAGATAAAAAAGCCAGGCTGGTAAGTGATCTTTATTGCGACGGCCTGGGGGCCTGCATAGGGGATTGCCCCCAAGGAGCTATTACTACTGAAATAAGGGAAGCAGAACCTTATGATGAGAAAAAGGTTATAAAAAATATAGTAAGACAGGGAGAACATGTAGTTTCTGCCCATCTTAAGCATTTAAAAAACCACGGCCAAACCCAATTCTTGAACCAGGCCTTGGATTACCTGGCCAGCCAGGGCATAGAGGTTGAAGATGTAAGGGCAACTGAAGATAATCC belongs to Actinomycetota bacterium and includes:
- a CDS encoding DUF763 domain-containing protein yields the protein MKTGSMKLPLHGGKAPYWLFSRMKKLAREIVCLMVSEYGSGEVLKRLSDPLWFQALGCVLGFDWHSSGVTTTVCGALKEGIKGLEKDLGLFIAGGKGATSRKTPTEIETAGNLLGLDLSCLVYNSKIVAKVDSSALQDGYQLYHHCFFFTSDGRQWSVVQQGLNQTNRMARRYHWLSDKVTDFTTEPHSAICCDQRAPTLNLVDPTSQKTKEVIAQLSLQKPAEILKDLKLLQNYQEKKYSLPARHQIKITDMDYHRLSKIFTYTYEHKPPDFEALLSVQGVGPKTVRALALISELIYGARYSIQDPARFSFAHGGKDGIPYPVDRENYNRSIDLLHRAVKESKIGISQKTEAIKRLATFYG
- a CDS encoding Rrf2 family transcriptional regulator encodes the protein MKLLTKDTDYAVRALLHMAKQGNGAYQVRKLADDLGIPMPFLRKILQQLASAGVLDSVRGKGGGFSLARRPEDIFLLDIMEIFQGKFEIMECIFNRNICPNLKQCTLRKKLISIKDYVQEQLESITLKELLEEK